The genomic DNA CCTGGGCTGGCTGGCCCTTCTGCTCACCGGGGCCTTCCCAGAGGTCACTGCCAAGCCTGGCTCTCTTGAAGCCCAGGCCCACCAAGAGAGGCCCACCCAGGGGCCGTGGGGATgtcccctcccaccacctgcctgCCTCACATGGGCATCAGATACCTCGGGTTCCCAGGCCTGTCCACGTTCACACGGGTGGGGACGGTGCCAGGGGTCATGGATCAGGCGCTagcagggctggggggagaggggacctGGTGGGCAGCCTCAGCACCTGAGGAAGCCCCCACAGCCCTGGTGACGTGCAGGGAAGGTGGGTGTGGGCCCTGGAGCCCTGGCTCCCAGCCGGTGGTGGGCCACGTGGCCAGCACCCGCCATACTCCGGGGTGTGGAGCAGCCTCCTGTCCCCCAGGCCCTGCCGCTGTGGGGGTTCTCGGCGTAGAGTATAAGTCCCCTAACACGTGTTGGGGGGGCTCTGAGCAGAACCCTGGCCCCGAGAGCCTGCCTACAGGTGTGGGGTTTTCTTAGTGTCCCTGGTCTGGTCTGAAGAGCTGTGGCTTTCACGCCGCCCCTGGACGGGCACTGCCTTCTGGTTCACGTGGCTGAGTCCTTGGCCTCTGGCTGGCTCAGTCTCATTTTCGTCCCCAGCCCTTGCCCTCCCCCACCATGGATGGCGGGATATTCCGCacacccctccctctctccttcctccaagCCTGGCCGACAGTGCCCCGGCTCCGTGGCAACCGGTGTGCATCCAGGAGTTCACCCAGCATGGCCCCGAGAGGAAGGGCTGGGCTCCATGGGCGCCCCGTCACCTCCCGGCTCCCCGCCTTCCCTTGGGACTCGAGGCCGCAGGGCCCCGTCTGATTTCATTACTGCCAGGGGTGTCTCCCTGCTCGTCTGGCTGACGGGGGCTGGGGCGGGCCTGGCAGGGAGGACAGGGCTGGGAGTGATTGTCCAGCCCCAGGGTGCTGTTCTCTGAGCTGACGGTGGCAAACAGCACTGATGATAGCAGTCACTGCGCTCTGAGCCCGCCCGTGCCACATTATCGCCCCAGGATTTGGGAGTGCTCGCCCACCGCACGGGCGAGGAGCTCGAGGCTGGGGGCAGCAGGTGGGCTCTGTCACCACCTCGCAGCGTCCCCTCCACGAGGGGCGCCCTGTCCTGACCGCACCTGGGGTAGGACAGCGTCTCAGGGCCTGTGCCGCATGTCAGGGCACAAGGAGGAAGGGACCAAGTCCGCGGGGAAGGGGGCGTGGAAACCAAGCAGCCCTGCCTCTGGGCGGAGCCGGCACCAGGGGCTGTCCAGTTCCAGAGCCGCCGGCAGCCCCCTAACCCCGCTGGGCGTGGTGCTACCGTGTGCCTTTCCCAGGACTCTTCCTTCACCTGGGGGACAGCCTAATGCCCCACCCGCGACCAGGGCCCCTCACAGGGGAAACCTGCTCACACTGGCCGTGCTCTGGCGCAAGGGCTGCCCTGTGTTCCTCCTGGTGTCCCAGGAGCGATTCAGGGCACCACCAggaccctgggcagggagggcgccacgaggcaggagggaagggcctGCCCGGGTCCCAGAAGGCAGGAATGGGGAGTCAGGAGGAAGTGGGGGCGATGTGCAATCCATACAAGGAACAGAGTGCATGTCCCTAAACTCTTATCTCTGGCCACCGGCCTGGGCTTGACCATTAGGATGTGGTGTCCTCCTAATGGGacgtggtgggggtgggggccaccCTGCAGCAGACAGGCTCATGCTGCAGCCGCCAATGGTACGTGCCAGGGCCTGGCGCTGCCTGTGGAGGTGCGGGGAaccctgggctgcagtgatccagCCGCCCCACCAGCCACGGTGCTGCCCCCGCGTGGCTCAGGGCCTGCCGTGGGCGCCAGGCTGCCGGGCTACCAGCTCCAGCAGCTTGAAGTCCCTGAGAAAAGGGCTGCAGCCGCAGCGTCCGGCACACTGGGTCCTGGGACAGACTGGCAGATGTGATGGGACCCTAGATGCCCACCCTCCCACCGATGTCCACCTTGCTTTGCCAGTTGGTTCCCTCCTTCCCAGGAATCGTGGGTGTGGAGAGGGGCtcggtgggggcagggggcctgACCACCCAGCCCGTCCTCGACACACCCTGGCACTGTCTCCTCAGTGTGACCAGTACCGCAAAGGCATCATCTCAGGCTCCATCTGCCAGGACCTGTGCGAGCTGCACAAGGTGGAGTGGAGGACCTGCCTGTCATCGGCCCCGGGCCAGCAGGTATGCCcgcgggcagggctgggtgggcctgGGGCTGAGGCTGCCCGTGCGGCGGGAGGGGCACATCGGCACAGAGGACCCCTGTGGTCCCGTCCAGGTGTACAGCGGGCTCTGGAGGGACAAGGATGTGACCATCAAGTGTGGCATTGAGGAGGCCCTCGACTCTAAGGCCCAGCCGGACATGCCCCCCCGACGGGAGCTGGTGCTGTTCGACAAGCCCACCCGGGGCACCTCGATCAAGGAATTCCGGGAGATGACTCTCAGCTTCCTCAAGGTCAGTCGGCTTTCCTGGGAGGCGGACGGGCTGTCTGTTGCAGCTGCAGAGCCCGTGCCCAGGATGCATGCGGTGGGCAGCCTGGCACCTGTGCGCCCCCAGTGCAGGCCAGGGAAGCAGCCtctgcagggtgggtgggggccaGACGGGCTGGCAGAGCCAAGGCCCCTTAGCAGGTCCACGTGGCAGGAGCTGAGGACCAGCCAGGAGGGGGAACGAGGGCTCAGGGATGAAGGCACCTGCCAGCCTCTGCCCTCGGCTGAGTCTAACCCCCAGAAGCTCGGAGGCCTCTCTGTGCCCCGGTGCTCACCACCCCAGGTCCCCACAAGCACCCCAGGCAGCTGGGAATCAGGCAGGCCTGACTGGCAGCAGCAGGAGCGCCGGCCAGGGAGGGTCAGGGGCCCCCGTGTCGCTGGCTGTCCCTTCCGGCTACATGGTTGCAGGCTGGGACCCCAACCTGGCAGATGTGCCAGTCTCCCCACAGCCGCCTTGCCAGGACCAGGTCAGGGGAGGCCGTGCTCCCAGGGCTCCAAGATGACCAAGTCTCCCTTTTGGTCCCAAACGGCAGGCGAACCTGGGAGACCTGCCCTCACTGCCCGCGCTGGTTGGCCAGGTGCTGCTCATGGCTGACTTCAACAAGGACAGCCGGGTGTCCCTGGCCGAAGCCAAGTCCGTGTGGGCCCTGCTGCAGCGCAACGagttcctgctgctgctgtcccTGCAGGAGAAGGAGCACGCCTCCCGGCTGCTGGGCTACTGCGGGGACCTCTACCTCACCGAGGGCATCCCGCACGGGCCCTGGCACGTGGCCGCGCTGCCGCCCCTGCTGCGCCCGCTGCTGCCGCCCGCCCTGCACAGTGCCCTCCAGCAGTGGCTGGGGCCCGCGTGGCCCTGGCGGGCCAAGATCGCCATCGGCCTGCTGGAGTTCGTGGAGGAGCTCTTCCACGGCTCCTACGGAACCTTCTACATGTGTGAGACCACGCTGGCCAACGTGGGCTACACGGCCACCTACGACTTCAAGATGGCCGACCTGCAGCAGGTGGCGCCGGAGGCTGCCGTGCGCCGCTTCCTTCAGGGCCGCCGCTGCGAGCACAGCTCGGACTGCACCTACGGGCGCGACTGCAGGGCCCCTTGCGACAGGCTCATGAGGCAGTGCAAGGGCGACCTCATCCAGCCCAACCTGGCCAAGGTGTGCGAGCTGCTGCGGGACTACCTGCTGCCTGGCGCCCCCGCCGACCTCCGCGAGGAGCTGGGCTCGCAGCTGCGGACCTGCACCACGCTGAGCGGACTGGCCAGCCAGGTGGAGGCCCACCACTCGCTGGTGCTCAGCCACCTCAAGACACTGCTCTGGAAGAAGATCTCCAACACCAAGTACTCCTAACACCACCGGCTCGCCTCCTGGCCATCCTGGGGGGCCGGCCCGGCagctgcctctcctcccctccctcaagCAACCCATCACAGAACCGTCCCACAGCATCAGGGCTCCCTGGATTCCAGCAGCCCACAGATGGGACCCTCTGAGCTCAGAGGAAAGGCTGAACACGGAGGGCAGGAGCCTGGAGCTGACCCAAGGGGGACCCGCCCGGGCCCAGATGGGCTTTGTCACTCTGAAGAAATCTTGTAAATAAATAGCTTTTATGTGATGTGCGGCACTGCTCACAGGCCCCAGCGTGGTGGCCCACCAGTCCATGCAGCTGGGCACCTCGCCCCAGTCCTCTGCTGTCCCAGAGCCCtcacccagcctctcccctcgCAGTGTTTCAGCAGTCAGGTGGTTGAGGGTGTCTAGGAGACCCCCCAAGCCTGGATTATGGCTTGGTTTATGGTAAAGGTCACGAACAGACAAAGATACTCTAGTATCAACACAGattttacaaaaattagccaTTAGTTTTGAAACTCCTTATCTAGGCAACAGCCAGGTGATAGTGCACTGCAGCTTTTCCCAGCCCCCTGCACGTGCTCCCCACAGGAATTCCCCCCAGGAGGAAAGTTCAAATCAAGATACAGTGAATTCAAGACCAATTTATTCTCAAGTTTTGCCAACACAGAAATACTCTCCTTGGAAGTGCATCAAATCTTTCCATTCACTTTAAAACCTCTTGCTTAAAATTCCAACCCATAAGGCCCATATCCTTaatgctaatctttttttttttttttcactcttgcCCGGGCTGGAGTACAACAGCATCATAGCTTACCataacctaaaactcctgggttaaagtgatcctcctgtctcagcctcctgagagctgggactacaggcacatgccactggctaatttttaaattttttgtagagcgGAGgtcttgttgctcaggctggcctcaagtgatccttgagGTGGGGCTTTAAAAGGGTTGATTAAAGTGATACAAAGTCTGTTCTGCATGCGGTGGTCCCACGAGGTGCCCCCAGGCAGCCGTGGTGTagccccacccagggctgaggcCACAGGCAGCAGGACGGACCAGCATCAGCCTGCCCACCCTTGAAACAAAAGCAGAATATAGTCTGCAGCTGTGTGGCTTGGTGCAGGCGGGCCTCAGACGCTGCATGTGCCTGGTCCCAGGGCGGCAAAGCCCACAGCTGCACCTCCGTCCCTCCTGGACTCCAGATCTGAAAAACGAACAGGACAATGAAGCAGACCAAGGCTCGCTCTTAACGCGGATTCACTGAATGATCTCTAGGAAATCCCAACTGTGAATTCCcaaaattgtatttaaagttatatatttttattcttatgtgACCCTATAGGAAGGTTTGTCAATACCAGCACTGTTGGTTTAGGGGCCACATAATTCTATGTTGTGTGGTCAGTTTGTGCACTGTAGCAGGGCCCCAACCTACGGTGAGTTGTATAGTTACCTcactatatattataatgtaatataatggaaataaagtgcacaataaacataatgcacttgaatcatccccaaaccatctcccCGCCACCGTGCCtagtccgtggaaaaactgtctttcatgaaaatggtcccttggtgccaaaaaggttggggaccattgctTTAAGATGTGTAGCGGCACCCTTGGCCTTTGCCCGCTAGACAGCACCCCCATTTCCACCCATTTTATGAAGATGTAATAAGGTATCTCTGGACATTGCCACATACCCTGGGAAGGGCACACAAATCACTCTGGTTAAAAACCATTAATCTACAGGCCTTTGGTGGGCCCCAAAGGGCCCTGACTTTGGTCTCCAACAGAAAGAATGCTGCTGTGCACCTCTGGCATTCCCGTTCCATACCCTACTGTGACCCTCTGGCATTCCTGTTCCATAACGGACCCAGAGACGTCTCCTCTTGTCCTGCTTGTCTCAAGGCTCCTGACAACACCAGAGTGAGGCAGCTCCTGAACCACCATCGAGGGCCCTTCCTCTGGGCATAGGGTCTGGGGACCACCCAAGGAGTGTCAATGGTGGCCAGGACACAGGCAGTTTGTACCACCCCTGAGGTTCTTAGCCACACTTGCCCAAGTCCTCCCCAGACAGATCTGGAGAACTGTCCTCTCTAGGAGAGGATACTCTGGGAATTCTAGGAATGAGACCCTCTCCCGGTTAGTCTCACTGTACCAAGAGGTGGCCATGTGCCAGGGGCTTTAAACACACACAGTCTCATTTAATCCTGGTAACTGGCCCCActtcatagatgaagaaaatgaaaaccaagtgCAGCGGTCTCGCCTGGGTTCCCCGCGATATCTGAAAGTGCGGCACTGTCATCACCGCACATGCCACCACCCCTTGTGGAGCAACCAGGGGGTCATGTTCCAAAGCAAAAGCTAAATGCTACCTCCCTGTGGTTCTAGGAAATGTCAGGCTACAAACCATTCTTAGTGTTCACTGGTTTCGGAACACTGAGCGTAGAAATAGCCACTTTCTCTTTGCCCCGATGTCACAGGTGCAGCAGAGCAGCCACACCTGTGGTGCTGGCAGGACCAGTGCAGCATCTGCAGGGCAGCCACTCACTTCCCGCCCAGGGCCAGAGTGGGCAGCCTTCGCCTCTCCTCTTACCTTGAGGCCACCGGTCACTCTAGCCAATGCTCACATGGTAAGGCGACCTTCACAGGTTGACAGTCATGTTCCTACCTGTATCAAATAACAAAACTGCTTGGCACAGATGCAAGAGGACAGTACAAGCTGCTACCATCAACTGAACCAAGCACCAGCAGCCCCTTCCCTAGTGCTTTGTATTCCTAGAGGATTCGGAAACACTACCCCTTTGACAAGGTGCACAGAATGAATCAACTATCAGGTGTTGTCCTTTATTCTTcctattactaatttttaaaactgacgTATGAAGGCTGCTGCTGCTAAGGGCACCTTCTACCTTCCCACTGTCCCTCCCAGACCCCTGATGTCCAAAAGTGAAGATTAGAAAGTGCTCAGCCTGCTCTCCTGAGGACTGAGTGGTGCTGCGTAAACCCGGCTGACCAGCATGTTGGCCAGGAAGCCCTCCTGCCTTCTGCACCCACACGGCCACGCTCTCCCAGAGCTACTATCCAGGCACTAATAGATCGAGGTCCACAAAATGAGAGCAAGGGGAAGCAGCACAAAGCCCTGCGCTGGAGCATTGCTAAGTGTCGGACTAATAATCATTCAGACGTCCATGGGTCAGAACGCTGAGCGTAGACATAGCCTCTCTTCTCTCCGCCACCTAATGACACAAATGCAGCACAGCAGCCACATCTGCAACGCCTCTAGGGGCAGCATGTGTTGAAGGTGAAATAGTTCACGTTTATTCCCCTGGAGAGGGAGCTTCCCTACCATGCAGATGCAGGGCCAAGATGTCCCTACAGTCAAGTAGGCTGTCAGATGGGAGGGGATGATTGTACTTGAAAGGTGAACCCGTTCCAGAACCGACGTGTCAACTTACCCAAGACCCCAGCATCCCTCACGGGTGTAGCTGCCAGTAAGCGAACTCCCTAAGGAAGAAACCAACATTTCATACAAATCTTGCCAAGATCACAGAAGAGGGTTGCACTACAGTATATTTTGCTGCATCTGGTCTCCCAGGAGACAGACCAAAGGGTCCCAGCCACCAGAAAACTCCTGCCTAGAAGGGCCATTCCAGGAAAATCCACCCCGCCTtactctcttctctcccctcactCCCTGCTTAATCTGGCAGGTGTGTGTGGAAACGCAGGCTACGATACACCGGCACTGCACGAAACCCAACAGGATACTGGCTGTTGTACCTCTGCGGACATCAAGGAACCAGGCAATGCCCGAGACAACCGAGCAGTTCCCCCTTTCCACCAGCCGAGCAGCAGCATTCACACCCCCTGCACTAGACAAACCACCTAACTTTTGGACCGAGCCCAATGAGGAGTGACAACTGACgttttaaagaaaaaacccaGAGACACTTGACTTCCTCAAAGGCTCAGGTAGCGAGAGAGGCGGCGGCTGTGGAAGGCTCGTGGATACATTTGGGGAGGACGCTCTTCTGCAATGACCAGACTCCCCCACCGTGCCACCACCTCGCCGGGCTTCCGGGAGATTCCCAGGCGAAAGCGGGCGCGACGTGAACGGCCGGGGCAGCTGCCTTCCCACCCTCGGACAGGGCCGCTCCTCCTCGGCGTCCCGCGTCCCCAGCCTGCGGCTCAGAGCCGGGCGGGTCCGGACCTGCCGCACCGCGAGCCCAGGCCCGGCGGGGAGGCAGGTGGGCGGCGGCGCCGCAGACACCGacaccctcctcctgctcctcccagccccgCGGGCCGCCCGCAGCCgcagccggagccggagccggccAGGTGGGACCGCGGTGACCCGGGCGAGCCCCTCCGCTCGCCAGCGCGCTCTTACCTGCGGGCcgcgcgcgccgccgccgccgtccgGGTCTCGGGGCCGAGCAGCGCCAGGGAGAGCGCGGCCACGCCTGCCCCGAAAGGCGAGGCCGGAGGACCCGCCCCGCGGGGCTCGGGAGAACCCGGGGCCCGAGACGCGCGCCTCATGGCCGCCGCCGCCGTTCACAGAGGACGTGCAAGGACGCGCCGCGCCTTTTATAGCGCGTACGGCGGCCCGCGAGGGCCAACCCGCGCCGCGCTCCGGTCGCCGCGGCAGCGCCCCCTGGCGGCCTCCGGGAGCCGTCCAGGCGACCGGGCCGGAGCGGGCCCTATTCCCGCTGGCGGCGGCGCCACCATGAGGATATTCCTCCACGTTACTGATTTGCAGTTGTGCCAGCCTGAAGCGTACCCCTGCCCTTGAAGACTCCATCCAGGAGTGGGCCTTGAGTGCTCCGTCCACGTCccgtgtaaggctggtggcggcccccctcccctccctagatcaaaaagaaaaggctacaCGAGACCAGACCCCCCCCAAGGACGGCTGCCGGCCCACTGAACACAAACaacacctggatgtccacccagatGAGAACGTTTTTCGGTTCCTGGATTCTgaaaataccgccagcccctcctatttctcaatgaccaccaaaggtcgccCCAGCTTTTCCCGCCAAAAGTCTCCAGTCCGccccaaacagtataaaggcTCCCACCCCCTGCAAACTGGACGTGACTTCTTGTcccccccccacctctctctccctctctgtttctTTCGCCGGAGGAAAAGTCTACAGGACGTGCCTCTTTCTCCTGCACCTCTCAGCCCAGTGTCTGGCTGTGCTGTGCTGAGCCAGCAGGCGGACCCCGGTGTGGTTCGAGAACATCTGCAACCACAGGCAAGGGCCAGGAAGGCTCTGCTGCCAACCTGGAGAAGGACCTGGCGCTGGCTGTAGAGCTGACGCCACAGTTGGAGCTGGTGGTCGAGTTGCAGGGGACCAAAGTTCACCAACAGGGCGGTCAGATTTCCCTGTGCCTTTCCAAATTCAGGAAACATCCCACAGCCTCTGAAAGAAGCCCCCGCACAAGCCCCCTGGGCGTCTTCCTGtcatggcccatttacaggatgaacacagaacacaaaacacaaacgtagaacacaaagaaaaacccggacacacatacagacacacacacatacaggttTGACTGAGTAATAATATACTGggtcagttttgtttttatactctaaaagattaaagttagttccttgtaggtaaccacccaggcgtggcagggatagccataaattctggaatgtgTAGCCTTacggaagcagatatcccctgactcagaatttcaaggtggttgctctaggcactaggcatagataaaggaccgagattagcaaggatgggcaaggcgagccacagggggcatttctcatccccagcttcgcttagggtgaccccctaagatcttcggctgaaccccggtggctgtgcctggcttaggtcgcccctcccttgaggggtcttacccgtcattgactaaccagccctCTTATGGGGTGTAcaaagcaatcacaggaacaatatgtttatcatgtggctTCCAGAGCCCCAATGCTGTGGGGCAGGATAGCTCTTGcatacttgcagctcaggtcctttgttatgcctctaggcaacagccttgtttatcacaaggagcctgtccggaacagattactttcaaacactctgggcagaacaagtacattactcactaactttaattcttaaactaggaaaatatgtgTCAGTCCCCTACATCTTCCCATCGGTGGTCTACGGAGGAGTGCTCCCAGGCTCCTCTAGGCAGCTCCTCCAACTGCAGCCCCAGGGTTGGCCCTGTatggctgccctgccctgctggcaCCAGAGCTGGCTCCAGTCtgaccttttttttccctcttgctcaAATAACTGTCTAAGAGGCCTGGTGAGTCACACTTTCCAAACGATAACATCTTATTAAACGAATTTTTATTCATCTGCTATAACGTGGCTTACTCTCTTCCGACCTAACTCCGGTTGTTGACCCAAATAAGTGACTCAGGCCAAACTGTCCAATCAGTGGAGGTTTACCAAGCCAAATTGAGGACCTGCcagggaaaaacacaaaccacaagCAGACCAGTGGCCGTTTTCCCACAGGGGAAGTTGGAAGTTTCAGCATTTCACAggcacacagagagaaagaacaaaaaaagaaacaaaggttaCAGCTGCCTGTCACATTACTCAGGCtcacatttctcttctcttttcttttcttttcttttcttttctttctttcttttctttttttttgaaacagggcctcactctgttgctcaagctggggGCGTGGCACaatgacagctcactgcagccagcctggaactcctggactgaagccatcttgctgcctcagcctctggagtagccaGGACCACAAGCATGctccactgcgcctggctaatttttaaatttttggtagagatagggtctcgctgtgctgtccaggttggtctcaaactcctgacctcaagcagtcatCCCACCTTGGACTCTCCAGGTAttgagattacaggcatatgtcaccatgcctggccctgtaATCACGTTTCTTTAGggcttaaaataatttagaattccAACAGCTTagatttttgaattatttattttcctaagatcaacataaaaattatattttctttcttttttttttttttttttttgagactgagtctcgctctcttgcccaggctagctcacagcaacctcaaactcctgaactcaagcaatccttcagcctcacgagtagctgggactacaggcgtgcaccaccatgcccggctaattttttctatatatatttttagttggccaattaatttctttctatttttagtagagacgggggtctcgctcttgctcaggctggtttagcactcctgaccttgagcgatccgctctccttggcctcccagagtgctaggattacaaggcgtgagccaccacactcggcttgtattttctatataataaaaatgaacatgtggataccaaattaaaaatgcatcttCCCCACTTTGAATTGTTTTTGccaccaaagaaaataaagtaaaaaagataacaaaaaaattaaaaataaataaataaaaataaaaatgcaatatcatttataattgcttttgaaaatgaaagacaggaataaatctaataaaacgTACAGGGTTTGTAtgctaaaactacaaaatgcttattaaaaaaacCAAAGCTCCAAATGAATGGAGGCGAGGACCATGTTCACGGACTGGAAGACTCACCCGCATtgatgtcagttctccccagaCTGATCTAGAGGTTTAACTCGATTCCTATCAGGATCCCAGCAAGATTTTATGTCAACATAAACAAGCTCATTCTTAAATTTACACAGAAAGGCAAAGGAGTTAGACtggctaaaacaattttgaaaaaaaataataaagttacagGAATCACTTGACTTGATTGTTcacttatatttttcaaagaaataaaattcacataatataaattTACCAGTGTAACCATTATCAAGTGTACAACTAtgtcgcttttttttttttttttttctaccaacaGCAAGTCGATGTCGCTTTTAGTATACTCACAGTTTgacacaaccaccaccaccaccaccatctgtcCCAGAACATCTCCATCAGGGAGAAGAAACCCTGACCCATAGGCAGTCACTCCCAGCG from Microcebus murinus isolate Inina chromosome 12, M.murinus_Inina_mat1.0, whole genome shotgun sequence includes the following:
- the DIPK1B gene encoding divergent protein kinase domain 1B isoform X2, whose product is MRRLRRLAHLVLFCPFSKGLQCDQYRKGIISGSICQDLCELHKVEWRTCLSSAPGQQVYSGLWRDKDVTIKCGIEEALDSKAQPDMPPRRELVLFDKPTRGTSIKEFREMTLSFLKANLGDLPSLPALVGQVLLMADFNKDSRVSLAEAKSVWALLQRNEFLLLLSLQEKEHASRLLGYCGDLYLTEGIPHGPWHVAALPPLLRPLLPPALHSALQQWLGPAWPWRAKIAIGLLEFVEELFHGSYGTFYMCETTLANVGYTATYDFKMADLQQVAPEAAVRRFLQGRRCEHSSDCTYGRDCRAPCDRLMRQCKGDLIQPNLAKVCELLRDYLLPGAPADLREELGSQLRTCTTLSGLASQVEAHHSLVLSHLKTLLWKKISNTKYS
- the DIPK1B gene encoding divergent protein kinase domain 1B isoform X1 — protein: MRRLRRLAHLVLFCPFSKGLQGRLPGLRVKSVFLVWLGVFAGSWMLYLHYSSYSELCRGRVCQVVICDQYRKGIISGSICQDLCELHKVEWRTCLSSAPGQQVYSGLWRDKDVTIKCGIEEALDSKAQPDMPPRRELVLFDKPTRGTSIKEFREMTLSFLKANLGDLPSLPALVGQVLLMADFNKDSRVSLAEAKSVWALLQRNEFLLLLSLQEKEHASRLLGYCGDLYLTEGIPHGPWHVAALPPLLRPLLPPALHSALQQWLGPAWPWRAKIAIGLLEFVEELFHGSYGTFYMCETTLANVGYTATYDFKMADLQQVAPEAAVRRFLQGRRCEHSSDCTYGRDCRAPCDRLMRQCKGDLIQPNLAKVCELLRDYLLPGAPADLREELGSQLRTCTTLSGLASQVEAHHSLVLSHLKTLLWKKISNTKYS